In Suricata suricatta isolate VVHF042 chromosome X, meerkat_22Aug2017_6uvM2_HiC, whole genome shotgun sequence, the DNA window ATATAAGTtgtcattacaagaaaaaaatattaactgtatATTGATGGGTATTAACTAGActtggtaatcatttcacagtatatataaaaattgaattatgttgtacacctgaaactaatataatgtcaattatatctcaataaaaatattaaaattacgtCTCCCCGAAAATTCCTATCACCTATTCTCTTTTACCCTGATTTATTTTATCAGGATTGGTAATCATCTGACATAccatttatttctagtttttatgtttatggtctctttccttctcaatgAGGGCATGGCTTGCTTGTCTTGTTCACCATAGTATCTGTAGCACCTGGAACAGTGCCAGATATATATTAAGCATTCAAGAAATCTTTGTTGAAtaagtaaagaagtaaaaatagaaaagtattgATGTTTCATATAGTAATTTCAAAACTGAACACCTTACTGCATTATTTCATTGTTTCAGTTGGctcttttggatattttttttacAGTCACATCATCTGCAATTGACTATAACTACTTTCTCTTCTCCAGTATTTGTacctttaatttttctatttgctgtatctagaatttttataataatattaaatactgATGGTGGTTTTTAGAATCCTTGTTTCATTCCTTACTTTCATTGGAATTCCTCTGATATTGTGTAATTTAAGAGGATTCTGGTTGAGGTTGGAAacaacacaaacacagacacagatacagacacacacacatacacacacacaccatatgaAGAATATATTACCTCATACTTTATGAAAGAATTTATCAAGAATTTTAGTGGGGttttattagattatttattgaaatttattaGCACGATCATGCATCTTCTCACTTGACCTATTGAGAGGATACATtacaaacagattttttaaatacgGAACACTCTTTGCATTCTAGGAACTAGCTTCACTTTGCTATGTGATAGTATCCTTTTAATGCACTGATGGATTATATTCAATGTTTCTTAAGATAACTTGCATTTATCTATCTCTATACATAAAACAAGTCTCTGTAATTTTGTGTAATTTTAGTCagctttattattaatattaaattggCCTCATATAGAGAAGAGTAAACTTTATACTCTGAATTGgctcaaaattaaatattcccTGACAATGTGAAGTAATTTCTTTATGATACCACCAAGCCTAGCATGTCTTTATATGcttataattatatgtttaatgTGTGATTTTCTTAGAGGAAatggcagatttaaaaaaaattaaccttcaCAATTTTTTAGGGTTAATGGTTTGTTCtggtttcttatttcttcttggaAAAAGTTGAGTTATGTCTTCTGATAATTTTCACTCAGAGCTTACATTTAGCTGCCTAACGAATAAATCTGTGCCTgtgattatttcttctttctctcttctaattCTTTGTATTTGTGCTCTTGTGACTGTGATGTTGAGGAAAGGAGCATTCCTCCATTCAACACTTACTTTGTCCTTTGGCAGCCCAGGAAAACGGACAGACTCCTGCACCTGTGGCATTGAGGCTGTAACTCAAACACAAGTTACAAGCAGCTGGTGATGAGGTGATACTTCACCTCTGTGAGGCTGTCAGGGCTTAAGCATGGCTGCCAAAGATGCCTGTGCCAGGATGCTTTGGGAGTGCTGAAGATATCTCAGCCCAGTAGGTTAAGTGGTCCAGAAATCACTGAGAAGCCCTGCTTTGTAACTAAGATCTGACTTTTCATGCTCCAAGAAGGTACCTGCAGTTGACCAATGAAATAGCTTAATTAGTGTACCGATGAGAAGTCCTAGGTAAGTATTTAGGGAGAATATCTGGGAGAAAAACTGCCCTTTGTTACTGGGGTTAAGACTcaaaaattattacaattttagtattaaagaaatgttttgctGTCTAAGCCTGATGAGGTGATGGCACTTGAGTAAAATAATCCtgttctattttatattccccccatctctattttttattctccATTGCTTTTTAGGATCCTTGATAGGTTTTTCTATTCTGCTTACTTCCAAAAGGGAGTTTCCCAACATTCCCTATCACTCATCTTCCCAACATGAGAAATCTCATTCTGGGATATATAGCCAGTTCTTCACTGGATATGTTCTTCTGAAGTCAAATAAGCACCTCAAATTCAGCATGTCCCCAAATGAGTTGATCACTCTTCACATATATACTCTGAGCCTATATTCCCTATATTTGTTTGTTATCACTATTCAGAGCCTAAGAGTCCACCTAAATTCTTTGGCTTTCTTTGCCCTCCACATGAAATACCAACtactgttcattttattttcctctcactTTTTAAGTAACTTTCGACCTCTCCACCCTTACCTCAAATATTCTAGCAAAAGCTCTTATCATCTTCTTGGATTTTCTTTAGTGACCTGTGATGCATTTAATACAAGTGAAACAAGGGTGCAATAAACCAAAGAACCTTACTAGGTCCAGCTAAAAATCTAAGGAAAACAAGTCTTTATAATCCATCTCCAGATATGTGAACCTTAACTGTAGATGTTCTTGGTCTTTGATTTGACAGTACTTTTATTGTTTGCCCTCATTTCCCCATATTCTTGATCTCCATTTCAGAACCTACTTGGTACTCTGACCACAAATCTAACCCAGGTGCAGTGGCTTAGAAAGGATCAGGATTAAGCAGTTATCTGATTGTCAACGAGCACAGAGTTTGATGACATATAGTTGGCAATGGTATGGTGAAGTAGGTATGCACACATTATTTATGGGAGGTTAAGTTGGTAGGACTTCTTTGGATGCAAATTTGGCAATggctattaaatataaaattgatccagcaattccatttctaagaatttatcctgcAGATATACTTACACATGCATAAAAATGTATGCACCTACGTAATCACTGCAGAATAGTTTATACTTCCAGCAAATAAGAACCAATAGACATGCTCATTAAAGGCATAATGAATAAAGTATGTGCCAATCAAACAGGGGAACACtatacaattaaaattaattaggtAGATATGTATATGAAACAATCTCTAAAATTTTGTGATAAAATggcacatttatataaaaattgcatacacacatatatatgcttatatatatatttcgaCTATCTCTAAATGGATACAAACACATGTCTAAATGGATACAAACACAAAACGTACTGATTGTGATCTATGGGCAGGAGATCAGGGATCCTGGGATATGAGACTTACTTTTCACCTTACACTTTTTATACAGTTTGACTTGTTTGGTCATGTGAATGttacttaatttaaataaaacaaaacagaataccAAGTCTTGATAGATATAGTTTAAAATGTTGGGAATATGTGCATATGTAAAATGGTGTACACATGTGCTTTTTTTTCACATAGAAGGTAACACAAagacatacacaaatacacagtATATATGAGTAAGTAGCTGTAAACACAATATGTactttttttggaaataaagtttgTTAAATCACCTTAAAAATGTAAGATactctcttttgcactgctggtggggatgtaaactggtgcagccactctggaacacagtatggaggctcctcaaaaaattaaaaatagaactaccctacaacccagaaattgcactactaggtatttacccaagcgctacaggtgtgctgtttcgaagggagacacgcaccccagtgtttataacaacactattaacaatagccaaagtatggaaagagcccaaatgtccatcgatggatgaatggataaagaagatgtggcataaaatacaatggagtattactcggcaatcaaaaataatgaaatcttgccatttgcaactatgtggatggaactagatgacattatgctaagcaaaattagtcagagaagacaaatatcatatgacttcattcatatgaggattttaagataaaaaaacagatgaacataagggaagggaagcaaaaataataaaacaaggagagggacaaaaacataagagactcaaatatgaagaacaaacagagggttacttgAGGGATTGTGGGAGGAGGGGGATAGGTAAGGGGCATAAGGGATCTACTCTTGagatcactgttgcactatatgctaactaacttggatgcaaatttaaaaaattaattaaagaaaaagaaaaaaaagaattcaaacacacacacaaacacacacacacacacacacaatacctaACTATCCCAACCTATAGCAAGTATATTTTGATAAGGTATTCAAGTTGTTATTTCATCTTTTAACCCACAATAGTAGCAtaagtttgtttttcaaaaacaaatatacagaaTAATGTGTGCACAGCTGATGTTTCAGCTTTGGTTGGTCTCTTGAAAGATTTTGACTTTGATAAATATATTCCtagaaacaatttagaaaaaataaagtggatatgtaagcatttaaaaaccttAGCCTTGCACTTAATTGCTAAAATGctaaacaagttttattttttctgcaatCTGTCACATATGTAATCCTGATAAAAGAATCATCatgtatacaataaaaaaattgtcAACATCTACATTGAGCAAAACAGCTGGCCTTTCCCTGTAAATGGCTGCCTGAATAGTGTtaactaaactttaaagaaatgtttaccCCAAAAAGTACTTCCCTGATTGTCCTGCCATGTATAGGCCAGTTTTGATTAGCTATGGAAATCTGTAGCATAAATGCTCCCCAGGAAAGCAGGCTTTGATATAGCAGCTTTAAACAAGAAGGCTGAGGGCCTGGGGCTAAATTTCACTGAATAATCAAAATAGTGATTAATAGAATGAACACCATTGTAAGATTTATTGactaagaaaacatatttttaaatattttatgtaccaaaaatatacaaacaacaaACAACCAGGTTTCAAAGTCTAAATGAAAAAGGCTCCAAATCGTGGCAATccagatattaaaatgtattttctagagCAGGGCTATACCCCTGCTATGTTATATATATGATGGGTAGTTCCTCCAACCAGCCCCAAAGATACTTTTTAGCATACATTTTCCCAAAATACCATACATATGAAATGTGTGGAAGATCTGAACATACTGTTGAAATTTTAGTAAAAAAGTACTGAATTGTAGTGGGAACCACCTCTACAACAgccaaaaaaacccacagcatATGTCAATCACTCGGAGAGCACAATTAAGGATCAGACAAAATTCTTTGTAAGAGAAGGCGAAATACATGGTGGTgttgggagaggaaaaggaaaaccttAAAGCCAACTTTTGATTTCCCAAAGatcactttcattttctctctttctctctttcccaggtAAGCACAGGTAAGTTGGGCACTTTCAACCTAGAAGACAAATGCCACACTGAGTTAAAAAGCACAGAACACAGCGTgaagaagagagtgagaggggacTGGAAGGTAAATCTGGGCACTTTGAGAACACATTGGCCATCCTTAGCTCCAGAGGCCTGCGTAGTTCCCGTGGAGGCCTGAAGGGAGAGGCCCTCCAGCCACGAAGAGCTTCATTTCAGGCCAGTTGTAGCAGTGGGTGTAGAGCGCATTGGGGAAATTGTCAATGCCACCGAAGTAGTTCACCCACAGGGCATCATGGTTGAGCCAGCCTCTGCCACAGGTGAGCCTGAGCTTCCTTCCTGAGGGCCCAGGACAGGAGTCCGGGCTGGCCAAAGCCCTCTCCTCCAGGGACTTCTGGGCACGGATGTCATAGAAGAGTAGGGAGCCCTGGCCCGTGCCCACGGTGATGATGTGCTGGTAGAAACTCAGTGAGCGCACGCCAGTGCCGCCATCTCTGGAGCACAGAGGCCGGATGTTCTGCTGGCATTGACGTGGATCTAGAAAGGAGACATGGGAATGGGAGCCCACTGCGTACAAGGACACCTCTTCGCAGTAGGTCAGGCACACATTCTCTCGGCAGTAGGGCAGCCTGATGGACAGTAGCCTGGACAGGGTGCTCCGGGCTTTCCACAGGTGGAAGTAGCCATCCAGGGACACCGCTCCCAGTTCCTGGTTCTTGCCGCTGAAGGCCAAGGCCCGCACCTTGCGGTTAGTGTGGCTGGTGCTGGACCTGGGGATGGTCTCCATGTCCCTGGGACGGATGTGGGCATACACAGGAAGCCCTGCGTCATTCTGCCAGGCCATGCTGCCGTTGAACATGTCGGGGTCCATCTGCCACAGAGCCACAGTGCCATCGCGGGAGCCGCTGACAGCCACAGTATCGCTCATCCAGGCGATGGTGAAGATCCAGTCCTTATGGCCATGGCGGTCGCCCAGGCACACGGGGTCTAGAGTGGGCAGCTGGTAGACGGCCAggctgttgggattctctcctccggTGGCCAGAAACGTCTTGGAGGGACTCAGCTCGATGGCGTGGATGCCGCAGTTCGGCTGGGCCCGGGCCATCCAGGATCNNNNNNNNNNNNNNNNNNNNNNNNNNNNNNNNNNNNNNNNNNNNNNNNNNNNNNNNNNNNNNNNNNNNNNNNNNNNNNNNNNNNNNNNNNNNNNNNNNNNGTATCGCTCATCCAGGCGATGGTGAAGATCCAGTCCTTATGGCCATGGCGGTCGCCCAGGCACACGGGGTCTAGAGTGGGCAGCTGGTAGACGGCCAggctgttgggattctctcctccggTGGCCAGAAACGTCTTGGAGGGACTCAGCTCGATGGCGTGGATGCCGCAGTTCGGCTGGGCCCGGGCCATCCAGGATCCTCGGTCCCGCATCAGAGGAATGCGCGTGATCTGCCCCGAGTGCACGTCCACCACGAAGAGGGTGTTACACTTGGTGCCGCACACCACCTGCCTGGCGTTCAGCCACTGAGACGCGAACACCTTGTTGAGGGGGCCCAGGGCCAGCTCGCGCTCCCTCAACAGTTCCGGCAGCTTCTGAACCGCGTAGCCCCGCAGTTCGCCCTTGGAACCAGACAGCCAGGTGCCGCCCCGTGCACCCACCTCGCGGTCCTTCACGTAGTGCACCAGCGAGCGCCGCGTCGCCTGCGGCTTCTGCTTCTTGGGCGGCAGCGGCCCCTCTGCGTCCGCCGCCACTGAGCCCTGAGACGACGAGCTTGCGGCGGGCGCTTTCCGCTTCCTGCTACCTGTTTGCTGTGAGGCCATGGTGGGCGGCGGGCGAGTGGCCTCGGCGGCGGCAGCGCGTCGGCGGCGGCGACGCGTAGCACCCGTGTTGGCCTTGGGGGCGGCGGGGACCGCGGCGCCTCCGCGTTAGCGGGGAGCGCGGGATCGCAGGGGCCAGGAGGCAGGCGCGACTGCAGGGCACGGAGCCTACGGTGTCCGGGTTCGGCAGCAGCGAGGGAGGCGAGGGCGGCCGACCAGAGGAAGAACGCGGCCAGCGCAAGCGGGGCGAGGGCGGAGGGCGGAGGGCGGAGGGCGAGAGTGCAGTGGTGAAGGCTGCGGAGGCGGTGGCCGGGATCTAGGAGAGGGCGGGAAGTGCCGCCGGCGGGGCGGCGGGAGCGAAGTCTGAGTGGGACGAGAACGACACGAGGGAACCGAGTGTGACGGGGCGGAAGCAGCGGGAGGAGCCGGCTGGGAGCAAATGCGGGGCGCGGGGTATAGCACAGGCCAGTTTGGGAGGGATCAGGGAGGGGGGCTctgggggcgggaggtggggagTGGATCCCGCGGTTGGGAGACTCACCCAGAGCCAGGCAGGGCTCCAAGATCCCCGAACCGTGCCTTCTCCGGAAGACCCATCCTAGTGCTCCTGCCCAGGCCCTCTGCTATCCTACTCCAGGCGTTTCACTACCCTCAGGATGGCAACCAACTAGCCttcttaaaatcttatttaaataaaatctaaaacctAAAGTAAAGAAAAGTATGAAGTTAGACGGAGCTCTAACAATTATATGTCGAAGAAAGAAACGTGTGCTTAGTACAATCCTGGAGACCCTTTGCTGCAAAGAGAATGAGGATGTTTAGCAGAGGCACAGAGACCATCCCCCTTAGGTCTGTCCTACCAGCTCACCTGGCTCAGCCCCTCCGCTGGAAGTCTGTTATAAATTTTCAACCAGTTTTTGTGTTTATTCTCGAACGGAGCCCCTCAGTTCCTGCACCAGAATCGCTGAGGAGGTGTGTTCCAAAAGTAGTTGCCTAGGCCACACTTCCTGACAGGGGTGGAGTCAGGACCCTGTGATCCAGGACAGCCTCCAGAACCTAGAGGTCTGCATTGAAGGTGGAGTTGGGAGCTGGGGGTAAGACTAGAGTGTTTCTCCATGGTGTTGAGTTCCCTTGAGCCTCAGAGTGGAACTGTGGAATGGAGTGGATCCAGAAGTGGGATACCTCTTTCCCTGTGCCAGAAAGGAAAGGTTCAGTCCCTATGGTCAGTCCCAGGGGGAGTCCCAGGTGCATGAAGAAAAACTTGCACTGCATGGGGGGTCCCCTGGGGCATTGGGGCAGGGATGCACGGATTTCCATAGGCACAGATGGTGAAGAACTTTCCAGAAGGAGGTAGGCACATAGACACAATGGTGGAGAGTGAGTGTTCAGACTGTGGGTTTAGCATTCTAAGGATTTGGATGCTGCATATCTGGCTTTGCAACTTCATAACAACCTTGGTTGGCAAGCCTATATTTAAACGTGCTCAATTACACAGTGACAGAGTGGCTGGTGGCTGACACCAGCTCTGCAGAAATCCCAGTCCTCCTCTCCAAAACTTTGTTTGCTGTGTGGGTGTATGTGGGAATGTGCATTACCTTTTTTTGACA includes these proteins:
- the DCAF12L2 gene encoding DDB1- and CUL4-associated factor 12-like protein 2 isoform X2, yielding MASQQTGSRKRKAPAASSSSQGSVAADAEGPLPPKKQKPQATRRSLVHYVKDREVGARGGTWLSGSKGELRGYAVQKLPELLRERELALGPLNKVFASQWLNARQVVCGTKCNTLFVVDVHSGQITRIPLMRDRGSWMARAQPNCGIHPNCGIHAIELSPSKTFLATGGENPNSLAVYQLPTLDPVCLGDRHGHKDWIFTIAWMSDTVAVSGSRDGTVALWQMDPDMFNGSMAWQNDAGLPVYAHIRPRDMETIPRSSTSHTNRKVRALAFSGKNQELGAVSLDGYFHLWKARSTLSRLLSIRLPYCRENVCLTYCEEVSLYAVGSHSHVSFLDPRQCQQNIRPLCSRDGGTGVRSLSFYQHIITVGTGQGSLLFYDIRAQKSLEERALASPDSCPGPSGRKLRLTCGRGWLNHDALWVNYFGGIDNFPNALYTHCYNWPEMKLFVAGGPLPSGLHGNYAGLWS
- the DCAF12L2 gene encoding DDB1- and CUL4-associated factor 12-like protein 2 isoform X1 produces the protein MASQQTGSRKRKAPAASSSSQGSVAADAEGPLPPKKQKPQATRRSLVHYVKDREVGARGGTWLSGSKGELRGYAVQKLPELLRERELALGPLNKVFASQWLNARQVVCGTKCNTLFVVDVHSGQITRIPLMRDRGSWMARAQPNCGIHAIELSPSKTFLATGGENPNSLAVYQLPTLDPLPTLDPVCLGDRHGHKDWIFTIAWMSDTVAVSGSRDGTVALWQMDPDMFNGSMAWQNDAGLPVYAHIRPRDMETIPRSSTSHTNRKVRALAFSGKNQELGAVSLDGYFHLWKARSTLSRLLSIRLPYCRENVCLTYCEEVSLYAVGSHSHVSFLDPRQCQQNIRPLCSRDGGTGVRSLSFYQHIITVGTGQGSLLFYDIRAQKSLEERALASPDSCPGPSGRKLRLTCGRGWLNHDALWVNYFGGIDNFPNALYTHCYNWPEMKLFVAGGPLPSGLHGNYAGLWS